The following are from one region of the Anguilla rostrata isolate EN2019 chromosome 7, ASM1855537v3, whole genome shotgun sequence genome:
- the prkcq gene encoding protein kinase C theta type isoform X1 encodes MSPFLRIGFLTFELDPGLAYHEEVLNPYCAVYMQDTEDGQESQQREPTMYPPWSTTFDAPIRKGRVMRVVVKDETADLEVEASVPLELLAKRFKRESSKLETWVDLKPQGRLLLEAKYFLQKSGDDGQSDGERDEDRVSLQSLHQRRGAFKQAKIHAVNRHEFSATFFPQPTFCSVCKEFIWGLNKQGYQCRQCNAAIHKKCIDKVIAACTGSAINSKETLIHKERFKIDVPHRFKAYTFMSPTFCEHCGTLLWGLARQGQKCEECSMNVHHKCVNKVANLCGVNQKLMAEALARIETTQQARSSKDGDDAGLEDLTGDGHPDLVREPSGCTQCFAIPSMGRKERQWQTAGVPQTAQKFTIDSFVLHKMLGRGSFGKVFLAELKSTGQFFALKVLKKDVVLMDDDVDYIMVERRVLSVAWEHPFLTHLHCTFQTKENLFFVMEYVNGGDLMFHIQNCRTFNLRRSTFYAAEIICGLQFLHSKGIIYRDLKLDNILLDTEGHIKIADFGMCKDSMLGDMRTSTFCGTPDYIAPEILLGQKYGSSVDWWSFGVLLYEMLIGQSPFHGHDEKRLFQSIRTDSPYYPHWLQRDARDILVKVSACMLPGPLTHLPTFPRYGVLGAVSHHTHIRNHSCSTKFGMKRCIFRKQCDLPNHPQLRCYWLQLFVREPKKRLGVRGNIRHHSFFRDIDWTALENRQVEPPFRPKVNSPSDCSNFDKEFINEKARLSYTDRALMNSVDQTMFNDFSFVNPRIDCSRKP; translated from the exons ATGTCGCCGTTCCTGAGAATCGGGTTCTTGACCTTTGAGCTGGACCCAGGTCTGGCGTATCACGAAGAGGTCCTCAATCCGTACTGTGCTGTTTACATGCAGGACACAG AGGACGGGCAGGAGAGCCAGCAGCGGGAGCCCACCATGTACCCCCCGTGGAGCACCACGTTCGACGCCCCCATCCGGAAGGGGCGCGTGATGCGCGTGGTGGTGAAGGACGAGACGGCCGACCTGGAGGTGGAGGCCAGCGTGCCGCTGGAGCTGCTGGCCAAACGCTTCAAGAGGGAGAGCTCCAAGCTGGAAACCTGG GTGGATCTGAAGCCGCAGGGCCGTTTGCTGTTGGAAGCCAAGTACTTTCTGCAGAAGAGTGGCGATGATG GACAGAGCGATGGAGAGCGGGATGAGGACAGGGTCAGCCTCCAATCGCTGCACCAGCGACGCGGAGCCTTCAAGCAGGCCAAGATCCACGCCGTCAACCGCCACGAGTTCTCCGCCACCTTCTTCCCCCAGCCCACCTTCTGCTCCGTCTGCAAGGAGTTCATCTG ggGTCTGAATAAACAAGGCTACCAATGCAGAC AGTGTAACGCCGCCATCCACAAGAAGTGCATCGACAAAGTCATTGCCGCGTGCACGGGCTCGGCCATCAACAGCAAAGAGACCTTG ATCCACAAGGAAAGGTTTAAGATTGACGTGCCCCACAGGTTCAAAGCGTACACTTTCATGAGCCCCACCTTCTGTGAGCACTGTGGCACATTGCTGTGGGGGCTGGCCAGGCAGGGCCAAAAatgtgagg AGTGCAGTATGAATGTTCATCACAAGTGCGTGAATAAAGTAGCAAACCTATGTGGGGTCAACCAAAAACTGATGGCAGAGGCACTGGCCAGGATAGAGACCACCCAGCAG GCCCGAAGTTCCAAAGACGGTGATGATGCCGGCCTGGAGGATCTTACGGGCGACGGCCATCCCGATTTGGTCAGAGAGCCGTCAGGATGCACCCAGTGCTTCGCCATACCCTCTATGGGAAGGAAAG AGAGGCAATGGCAAACCGCAGGGGTCCCCCAAACTGCACAGAAGTTCACCATCGACAGCTTCGTCCTCCACAAAATGCTTGGCCGAGGCAGCTTCGGCAAG GTCTTTCTGGCAGAGCTCAAGTCCACAGGGCAGTTCTTTGCATTGAAAGTCCTGAAGAAGGATGTGGTTTTGATGGACGATGACGTCGACTATATCATGGTGGAGAGGAGGGTTTTGTCTGTTGCCTGGGAGCACCCATTTCTCACTCACCTGCACTGCACCTTCCAGACCAAG GAGAACCTCTTCTTTGTCATGGAGTACGTGAACGGGGGCGACCTCATGTTCCACATACAGAACTGCCGTACTTTTAACCTGCGGAGATCCAC GTTCTATGCAGCTGAGATAATTTGTGGCCTCCAGTTCCTCCATTCCAAAGGTATCATATACAG AGACCTGAAGTTGGACAACATCCTGCTAGACACTGAAGGACACATCAAGATTGCCGACTTTGGGATGTGTAAGGACAGCATGCTAGGAGACATGAGGACGTCAACCTTCTGTGGGACACCGGACTACATCGCACCCGAG ATCCTGCTGGGCCAGAAGTACGGGAGCTCTGTGGACTGGTGGTCGTTCGGGGTTCTGCTGTACGAGATGCTGATTGGCCAGTCTCCCTTCCACGGCCACGATGAGAAGAGGCTATTCCAGTCCATCCGCACCGACAGTCCCTACTATCCCCATTGGCTGCAGCGGGATGCCCGCGATATCCTGGTCAAGGTGAGCGCATGCATGCTCCCAGGCCCACTTACACACCTACCGACATTTCCACGTTACGGCGTTCTAGGCGCCGTTTCACATCATACGCATATCCGCAACCATTCTTGTTCTACCAAGTTTGGAATGAAGCGCTGCATTTTTAGAAAGCAGTGCGATTTGCCGAATCACCCACAGCTGCGCTGTTATTGGTTGCAGCTATTTGTCCGGGAGCCGAAAAAGAGACTGGGCGTGAGAGGGAACATTCGGCACCACTCTTTCTTCCGGGACATTGACTGGACTGCGCTCGAGAACCGACAGGTGGAGCCGCCCTTTCGACCTAAAGTG aACTCTCCGAGTGACTGCAGCAACTTTGATAAGGAGTTCATAAATGAGAAGGCAAGACTGTCGTACACAGACCGGGCGCTGATGAACAGCGTGGACCAAACAATGTTCAACGACTTCTCCTTCGTTAACCCAAGGATAGACTGTTCCAGGAAGCCCTGA
- the prkcq gene encoding protein kinase C theta type isoform X2: MSPFLRIGFLTFELDPGLAYHEEVLNPYCAVYMQDTEDGQESQQREPTMYPPWSTTFDAPIRKGRVMRVVVKDETADLEVEASVPLELLAKRFKRESSKLETWVDLKPQGRLLLEAKYFLQKSGDDGQSDGERDEDRVSLQSLHQRRGAFKQAKIHAVNRHEFSATFFPQPTFCSVCKEFIWGLNKQGYQCRQCNAAIHKKCIDKVIAACTGSAINSKETLIHKERFKIDVPHRFKAYTFMSPTFCEHCGTLLWGLARQGQKCEECSMNVHHKCVNKVANLCGVNQKLMAEALARIETTQQARSSKDGDDAGLEDLTGDGHPDLVREPSGCTQCFAIPSMGRKERQWQTAGVPQTAQKFTIDSFVLHKMLGRGSFGKVFLAELKSTGQFFALKVLKKDVVLMDDDVDYIMVERRVLSVAWEHPFLTHLHCTFQTKENLFFVMEYVNGGDLMFHIQNCRTFNLRRSTFYAAEIICGLQFLHSKGIIYRDLKLDNILLDTEGHIKIADFGMCKDSMLGDMRTSTFCGTPDYIAPEILLGQKYGSSVDWWSFGVLLYEMLIGQSPFHGHDEKRLFQSIRTDSPYYPHWLQRDARDILVKLFVREPKKRLGVRGNIRHHSFFRDIDWTALENRQVEPPFRPKVNSPSDCSNFDKEFINEKARLSYTDRALMNSVDQTMFNDFSFVNPRIDCSRKP; the protein is encoded by the exons ATGTCGCCGTTCCTGAGAATCGGGTTCTTGACCTTTGAGCTGGACCCAGGTCTGGCGTATCACGAAGAGGTCCTCAATCCGTACTGTGCTGTTTACATGCAGGACACAG AGGACGGGCAGGAGAGCCAGCAGCGGGAGCCCACCATGTACCCCCCGTGGAGCACCACGTTCGACGCCCCCATCCGGAAGGGGCGCGTGATGCGCGTGGTGGTGAAGGACGAGACGGCCGACCTGGAGGTGGAGGCCAGCGTGCCGCTGGAGCTGCTGGCCAAACGCTTCAAGAGGGAGAGCTCCAAGCTGGAAACCTGG GTGGATCTGAAGCCGCAGGGCCGTTTGCTGTTGGAAGCCAAGTACTTTCTGCAGAAGAGTGGCGATGATG GACAGAGCGATGGAGAGCGGGATGAGGACAGGGTCAGCCTCCAATCGCTGCACCAGCGACGCGGAGCCTTCAAGCAGGCCAAGATCCACGCCGTCAACCGCCACGAGTTCTCCGCCACCTTCTTCCCCCAGCCCACCTTCTGCTCCGTCTGCAAGGAGTTCATCTG ggGTCTGAATAAACAAGGCTACCAATGCAGAC AGTGTAACGCCGCCATCCACAAGAAGTGCATCGACAAAGTCATTGCCGCGTGCACGGGCTCGGCCATCAACAGCAAAGAGACCTTG ATCCACAAGGAAAGGTTTAAGATTGACGTGCCCCACAGGTTCAAAGCGTACACTTTCATGAGCCCCACCTTCTGTGAGCACTGTGGCACATTGCTGTGGGGGCTGGCCAGGCAGGGCCAAAAatgtgagg AGTGCAGTATGAATGTTCATCACAAGTGCGTGAATAAAGTAGCAAACCTATGTGGGGTCAACCAAAAACTGATGGCAGAGGCACTGGCCAGGATAGAGACCACCCAGCAG GCCCGAAGTTCCAAAGACGGTGATGATGCCGGCCTGGAGGATCTTACGGGCGACGGCCATCCCGATTTGGTCAGAGAGCCGTCAGGATGCACCCAGTGCTTCGCCATACCCTCTATGGGAAGGAAAG AGAGGCAATGGCAAACCGCAGGGGTCCCCCAAACTGCACAGAAGTTCACCATCGACAGCTTCGTCCTCCACAAAATGCTTGGCCGAGGCAGCTTCGGCAAG GTCTTTCTGGCAGAGCTCAAGTCCACAGGGCAGTTCTTTGCATTGAAAGTCCTGAAGAAGGATGTGGTTTTGATGGACGATGACGTCGACTATATCATGGTGGAGAGGAGGGTTTTGTCTGTTGCCTGGGAGCACCCATTTCTCACTCACCTGCACTGCACCTTCCAGACCAAG GAGAACCTCTTCTTTGTCATGGAGTACGTGAACGGGGGCGACCTCATGTTCCACATACAGAACTGCCGTACTTTTAACCTGCGGAGATCCAC GTTCTATGCAGCTGAGATAATTTGTGGCCTCCAGTTCCTCCATTCCAAAGGTATCATATACAG AGACCTGAAGTTGGACAACATCCTGCTAGACACTGAAGGACACATCAAGATTGCCGACTTTGGGATGTGTAAGGACAGCATGCTAGGAGACATGAGGACGTCAACCTTCTGTGGGACACCGGACTACATCGCACCCGAG ATCCTGCTGGGCCAGAAGTACGGGAGCTCTGTGGACTGGTGGTCGTTCGGGGTTCTGCTGTACGAGATGCTGATTGGCCAGTCTCCCTTCCACGGCCACGATGAGAAGAGGCTATTCCAGTCCATCCGCACCGACAGTCCCTACTATCCCCATTGGCTGCAGCGGGATGCCCGCGATATCCTGGTCAAG CTATTTGTCCGGGAGCCGAAAAAGAGACTGGGCGTGAGAGGGAACATTCGGCACCACTCTTTCTTCCGGGACATTGACTGGACTGCGCTCGAGAACCGACAGGTGGAGCCGCCCTTTCGACCTAAAGTG aACTCTCCGAGTGACTGCAGCAACTTTGATAAGGAGTTCATAAATGAGAAGGCAAGACTGTCGTACACAGACCGGGCGCTGATGAACAGCGTGGACCAAACAATGTTCAACGACTTCTCCTTCGTTAACCCAAGGATAGACTGTTCCAGGAAGCCCTGA